The sequence below is a genomic window from Tubulanus polymorphus chromosome 1, tnTubPoly1.2, whole genome shotgun sequence.
AGAACCCGATTTGCCGCCCTATTTTCTTTACTGCCAAAATCTATCACCAATCACAATCAATGAGGGTAGTTTGGGGGGTTGAATGTCAAATGGCAATCAGAGACAATCAAACCCCGGGTAAACAGAGTCTTCAGCTGCGTACAGCTGGGTTTCAGATAAATACCTCCATTCGTTTTGGAATTGCACCAATTTCATGTTGACGTAAATGTAAGAATGTCTGCTCTTCGATGTGAGCTTGTTCCATTTGTTCGAACATATCCTGAAGTTGCTTAATTAAACCTTGAGCTCGAGACTTCAAAACAACAATAACATTAAGTATATTTAATAACTATTAGTATTTTGTGTTCttttataaaatgaagatTATTTGAAGCTAACTGCAGTAATTACCTGATATCCACCGAGAAGCACTTTTAACTTTTTCTCAAGTTTAGCCGCCCGTTTTGCTTCTTTCGTCATATGACCGCGATTTGTCTgcaagaaaatatgaaagctCGGTTTCTAACACGTTTTCAACTAGGAAATGTTCGTGCGTTGCGTTGTAGTAAACGTACTTCTAATCTTTTATCAAGAGACTCGATTCGATCTTTCTTGCTGGCGAGGGTCGCTCTTGTATATCTGTTTTGCGTAGGTAAATAAAGCACTTGACTGTAGCATTCTTCCCATACTTGACTGTATGTTTCTAGAGACAGTTCACCGTGACCCATTCCACGCTTAACTACGTCCATTTCCTTCAGTAACATTCTCTTAGCCTGAAATTACAGAAAACACTGACGTGTGTCACTTTagataaggctaaaaaaaattgataccttgtttctccgctttgctgagcttaaatgttgacccggccggccgcctatctaccctatacattacttttttaaaaatcgtgatcaattttaccgtaacagacccggccgctatagaaatgaactgtttacaaattttatcatattttactaaaattacccggccgctgcggagaaacaaggtatcatttttgtttagcctaatcaGATATCTACTAGTCAGAGTGGCCTCTATCATTCAACTTGCTTTTTCCCTGACAATGaacgttgttttccctgacttcaTCAgttaagaatccaatcaattaacacattcagataagtaaaacatagatggaaactgtttgatattACGCAAAATCTGGCAATCTCATCAAATTTCCCAAACTTTTTTTTAGCTaccatattttacaaaattccctgattattcTCTGACTcttagaaataaaagaaaattccccaACTTTTCCTTGATTTCCGGGCAAGTGGCTGCATTGTAGGCTCGCATCAACTCGGAGAGAACCGTCTTACCCTTAGGTTTATTGAAGTCTACTGTAGTAAAATGTGAGaataagaattgaataaatacCTCGTGTAAATCTTCATCGTCGAATTGATCGTAAGAATTCTGTTCGAGATACGCTTTATGTTGAGCTTGATTAACGATAGATCGTTGTTGAGGTTGTTTTTTCACGCCGGGCGTGACGCCTAACTGAGCTGGAGTCGGAGAATACAATGAGTCGTAATGAAGCATCGTAACCATTTCACGTTTTATCAACTCCTCCGCCTACAAATAACATCGATACTAAATTATCAGCAAAAAAATCATAATCTCTTGAAGATCTCATAATCTCTTTACGGTTTTAGAAGTACAaatcactgaaaaaaatttcagATGACCGAGATCCTTAAATTCCAggagttttccaggaaaagCCCTCTAAAACCCTGCATTTCCAGGAATTCCAGGTCCTGAAATTGTCCTCGTTCAAATTCCAGGAAATACAGGAATTCCAGGAGATGTATGAACCCTGACACAGTTAAGTGAAAACATGATGTACTTTGTACGCTAACTTGATTTTATGAAGATTTTATGTACACTCCAGGGCGTGCACTCATTTACTGCGCACCAGTAGCGGAAGCTGGTATCTATACTATAACAAAATCAAGTTATCGTAAGATGTACAATTAGTCTTCATGTTAACTGATTTGACACGACCAGGTTAACACGGCACCTCTCTGACTGAGTCTAACGATAATTGCATACATTCTAGAGGAGGGTTGAAAATCAGCTATGTTTACGTGAGCATTCACTAGAAGAAACTGATATTAATAAAATACCTTTTGAAGTTCGCTTAGATTCGGATCACCAGAATTCATAGGACGTAAAACAGTCATATTGACATCTAAAGGTCGCGGTAAATCTCTCTGGACCGACTGCGAACGTCTTTTCATTTCAGCTTCACCTGCAATTAACAATTCGCGTAATAAACTGAGGGTTTAATTTCGTTAATCACGGACGGTAGGCGGAACTCGACGTACGTATAGCGGCTGCTTCTGATTCTCTCTGACGATCAACGTCCGACTGATCCTCGACAAACTCCATCTGTTGTTCTTCGTTATTCTCGTCGTTATTCTCCTGATCAGGCATCACGATCTCGTAATCGTTCCTCGGCGCCGGTAAACCCGACAAACCTTGACGCAATACCTCTTTCTATCAGCAGCGGAAACAACGAAACACGGCGTATTAACGCTAGAACTGTTAACACCTATCAATGCTGAATACAGtcgaacctcgttataacgaactctgATCCAACGATTCAtcagatataacaaatatagaatttcctcccaagtaagaaaatttgataaatttcataCATGTTATAACGAATATACTTTTAGGTGctgtgaagttcgttgtaacgaggctCCGCTGTCCTACACATTACACTGACCTGATTAGCAATACCGAACGATTCTCCAAAATCATTAACCTCATTGACGTTTATATTGAGATTATCTCTGTAAGGAGTTCGTAATGGCGTCATACCGGACTGCTGACTAGATTGACCCGGAGTTGCTGCTGCTGGGGTAAATCCTCCTCCACCTTCACAAATACATCAACAATCCATCGATtaaacaaattcattcgctGATGtcgtttgaaaaatgaaaacaagtACAGAAACGATGAACGTCGTTTTACCTTCGGCCGATAGCTGTGGAGTTCTGAATGGAGTAAGCATGTTATTAGGAGTTTGTGCTATTTGGTGTCTGGGTGTTACACCGCTGAAATCACTGTCTACAACTGGTGTATTCAAACCACCTTTCAACGGAGTATCCACATTAGTCAGAGCCATTATATTCTGTGCTTcctatatcaaaatattcaataaatgtTAGCCAATGTTCCACATTAGTCAGAGCCATTATAATCTGTGCTTCCtatattaaaatattcaataaatgtTAGCGAAAGTTTCTTGGTGTGAATGATGTTGTGGTGAATGAATAGATTACCTGTAAGATAGTATCCTGTATGGCCGGAGTACGAGGGGTTCTCAGAGCTGTACCCGGAGTCGGTGTTACTGTATAATCCGATAATAAATGAGCAGATGGTCCATCTTTACCGCTTTCCTCAGCCTGCTGACGAGCGTACTCACTAGCTTGACCTACTTTAACTACCTACAAATACATTCATTTCaccaaatatgaaatagatatCCAGACATCAAATCAAGAGTTACTCTAGTTTATTTTGTACTCACCTCTTCGAGTTCTTGATCCGATATTTGtggatttggtaaaactaatttgcTGCGTTTTTTCACCGGTTCTTGGAACCtaaaacataagaaaatatCGATCAGTTTACAATCATCAGGAGACAGTTCAGTAGTCCGTTTAACCCTAGtgttaaaatcagttaattttcaatattttaacatCGGATTTAAACTTTTTTCTACCTCATCCTAACTTGACTGAGTGCTACACAGGGCTTGGGAAAGACCCCATGAACCCATGAACCCAGGATTGACGAACTAGTGACTAGCAGCTACAACACCTCTTGATTTTAGCTCACAAAAGTAAAACTGTTTTACTCACTTATTCTGGCTGAGAATTTGTCCCGGTAAATCGTTTTCTTTACGTTGTTTTGCTTTCTGTTTATCTTTCTTTCGTTCTCGCTTCAAAGAAATCCACGAAtcatttttttacttttcttCAAATCTCTTTAAACAACATTAAACGGACCAGGTAAGATTTGACTCTATGTAAGTACCTCTTCTTTATCACGACGAAGTTCACCGTCGAGATTCTGTTGTCGAAGACGTTTGAAATTCGGATCTAATGGATCGTAAGCTTCGTTTGACGTATCGTGGAATCCGGGAGCCGGTTTTTTCTCAAACGGAATCTCAGCGTTATAATCAACTCCTCGTTTTCTCTTGCGATGTTTCCTTATGCTACAATCacaaaattcaaaacttaaatcttaagactggtcttaagttgttatattggctatagaactaaaatgagtttagactggtcttaagtccaagccatgactatgcaaccagccCCAGAGGCACAGCGGGTGAGTGGTTTAAGCCGcaaagtccaaaagtggtcttaaatcttaagactggccttaagatgttagattggctgtagaactaagttggtcttagactggtcttaagtctaagccatgactatgcaaccagctCCAGGTTCAGTATAATTTCTTTTAGTTTAAAGGagatttgattttttcaatttagagTTATCGAGAGGAGTGGTATGAATCTTGTTTGAGGAGTTTctggcattttgctcaaattaaaggagcTTCAAGCACCTTtgaggagtttttaaggaatctaGGGTCATATGGGCCAGGTATAAAGTAATTGAGATACACACTTGATACCGGCGGCGCGTAACTCTCTGCGTTTCTGTAAAGCGGCCAAACGGCGAGCTTCTTCCAACTGTTTTTCTCTCGCTTTACGTTTGGCTTTTTTGCCTTGAGTATTCGCGAGTCGAGCTCGCGCTTCCGACAACATTTCCAGTtctgttttgaaaatagaaatcagatttttcaaactttttcaTAACCAGCGTGGAGAATAACTTATTGTACAATCCATATTGATCCCTAAAGAGAATTCTTACCATCTTCGTCCATATCAATAGGATCGGGTCGAGCCGGTTTTGTTTCTGGATTCGGATCAATTTCACCCGGTTTAAGTTTCCTCGGATCATCCTCATTATCACCTCCTTCTCTTTGTTGAGCTTTATCTCTAAAAATACAGTACAAacagaattaattaattaatcatcAAGACACGATAAacagaattaattaattcacgtctgaatgaattattgattgaatttacaataaaaattcaacaaatgatgaaatttatcatgtttattttcagaCAGTTTCAGGATTTTATCACTGAATCCCTTCATCAGAATGAGTCGTATAAAATGATCGCGTCAATTGTgagatttctatttgatataATGATAGTAGACATCAGTCTATAATCATTATTAACAGATGAAACACTTACAGCAGTAATTCATAGTGTTCCAAACATTGAGCAGCCGTCCGTCCGATAATAGGAGCGATAGTTCTCCATTGAGTCGGCATCAATTTCGCTAAATGTAGAAGTTTCTCTTCCTCTTCTCGACTCCATTCAGTTTTCTTAATACTCGGATCCAACCATTCAAACCTTCAGATAACATTGATAATTACAAAACTAC
It includes:
- the LOC141902817 gene encoding cell division cycle 5-like protein, with the protein product MPRINIKGGVWRNTEDEILKAAVMKYGKNQWARIASLLHRKSAKQCKARWFEWLDPSIKKTEWSREEEEKLLHLAKLMPTQWRTIAPIIGRTAAQCLEHYELLLDKAQQREGGDNEDDPRKLKPGEIDPNPETKPARPDPIDMDEDELEMLSEARARLANTQGKKAKRKAREKQLEEARRLAALQKRRELRAAGINIRKHRKRKRGVDYNAEIPFEKKPAPGFHDTSNEAYDPLDPNFKRLRQQNLDGELRRDKEERERKKDKQKAKQRKENDLPGQILSQNKFQEPVKKRSKLVLPNPQISDQELEEVVKVGQASEYARQQAEESGKDGPSAHLLSDYTVTPTPGTALRTPRTPAIQDTILQEAQNIMALTNVDTPLKGGLNTPVVDSDFSGVTPRHQIAQTPNNMLTPFRTPQLSAEGGGGFTPAAATPGQSSQQSGMTPLRTPYRDNLNINVNEVNDFGESFGIANQKEVLRQGLSGLPAPRNDYEIVMPDQENNDENNEEQQMEFVEDQSDVDRQRESEAAAIREAEMKRRSQSVQRDLPRPLDVNMTVLRPMNSGDPNLSELQKAEELIKREMVTMLHYDSLYSPTPAQLGVTPGVKKQPQQRSIVNQAQHKAYLEQNSYDQFDDEDLHEAKRMLLKEMDVVKRGMGHGELSLETYSQVWEECYSQVLYLPTQNRYTRATLASKKDRIESLDKRLETNRGHMTKEAKRAAKLEKKLKVLLGGYQSRAQGLIKQLQDMFEQMEQAHIEEQTFLHLRQHEIGAIPKRMESLTEDVTRQKERERELQKQFGELQNQKELVLEELTSH